The following are encoded in a window of Paenibacillaceae bacterium GAS479 genomic DNA:
- a CDS encoding Ankyrin repeat, which yields MKSLKLLVVAVGAAAIITASLGATAASAAPAKPAISVMLNGKKQTYDQPPIIVNGATLVPLRGIFEGLGAKVSVTGKQITATKDFTTIVHTIGQNWATVDGVKVTLSQPSLVLKGRTLVPLRFIGEALDSKVSWNAPKQQVTVAPLTGTELQARWAVKADNFVWAGKLDKLKQMLAKGWKPAASEQAWINSVFTKNKDIVKLFLDNGANVNLLVSMENEETLALLEVASLPYRETAEGDYPETSEASDLELLQMLLAAKPDFAALEKENGSLLWTAVNSNRLQIVQELINAGVSAKSDGLKQFSAPLLAATSFVDQEGNRAVEMIELLLKNGADANDCNCDTTKEYTPLEYASGLLYDSDDESIAYQPSLRAVQLLLQYGADPKLDNSLYEAVDAESLEVVKLLLEKGADPNKVYPTAKETPLELAQKLDNKDLLALLL from the coding sequence ATGAAATCATTGAAACTCTTGGTAGTAGCTGTTGGAGCTGCTGCTATTATTACGGCAAGCCTGGGCGCTACTGCCGCAAGTGCTGCTCCTGCCAAGCCAGCTATTAGTGTCATGCTCAACGGTAAAAAACAAACCTATGATCAGCCGCCAATCATCGTGAACGGGGCGACGCTCGTTCCGCTTCGCGGCATTTTTGAAGGACTCGGCGCTAAAGTATCCGTAACCGGCAAGCAGATTACTGCCACGAAGGACTTCACAACAATCGTCCATACGATCGGTCAGAATTGGGCTACCGTGGACGGCGTGAAAGTTACCCTTTCCCAGCCTTCGCTTGTGCTGAAGGGACGTACGCTCGTTCCGCTTCGCTTCATCGGTGAGGCGCTCGATAGCAAGGTAAGCTGGAACGCGCCAAAACAGCAAGTGACAGTGGCACCGCTCACAGGCACTGAGTTACAGGCACGCTGGGCGGTCAAGGCGGATAACTTTGTCTGGGCAGGCAAGCTGGATAAGCTTAAGCAGATGCTGGCGAAAGGCTGGAAGCCTGCGGCGAGCGAACAAGCGTGGATTAACAGTGTGTTTACCAAAAATAAAGATATCGTTAAACTGTTCCTCGATAATGGAGCAAACGTCAATTTGCTCGTTTCCATGGAAAATGAAGAGACGCTCGCGCTGCTGGAGGTAGCTTCACTGCCTTACCGTGAGACAGCTGAAGGCGACTATCCGGAGACGTCGGAGGCATCTGATCTGGAGCTGCTGCAAATGCTGTTGGCCGCTAAGCCGGACTTCGCGGCGCTCGAGAAGGAAAACGGCAGTCTGTTATGGACGGCGGTTAATTCCAACCGGCTGCAAATTGTCCAAGAGCTTATCAATGCAGGAGTAAGCGCCAAGTCGGATGGACTCAAGCAGTTCAGTGCTCCGCTGCTCGCTGCGACAAGTTTTGTGGATCAAGAAGGTAATCGCGCCGTTGAGATGATTGAGCTGCTGCTGAAAAACGGCGCGGACGCTAACGATTGCAACTGCGATACGACCAAAGAATACACTCCGCTTGAGTATGCTAGCGGATTGCTGTACGACTCTGATGACGAAAGTATCGCTTACCAACCGAGTCTCCGCGCTGTACAGCTGCTGTTGCAGTACGGAGCTGATCCTAAGCTGGACAATTCTCTGTATGAGGCGGTAGACGCGGAGTCTTTGGAAGTCGTCAAGCTGCTTCTGGAGAAAGGCGCAGATCCGAATAAAGTATATCCAACCGCGAAAGAGACTCCACTGGAGCTCGCGCAGAAGCTGGACAACAAGGATCTGCTCGCTCTGCTTTTATAA
- a CDS encoding putative membrane protein — MSIIASILVGIVALEHIYILILEMFLWTTPRGMKTFGTTKEEAAVTKPLAANQGLYNGFLAAGIIWGLVHPNAQTGESIVIFFLICVLIAALYGGATVKRSIWLVQGLPALVALVSVLL; from the coding sequence TTGTCCATTATTGCTTCCATATTAGTCGGAATTGTAGCGCTTGAGCACATCTACATTCTCATACTAGAAATGTTTCTATGGACGACCCCGCGTGGGATGAAAACGTTCGGCACGACGAAGGAAGAGGCAGCAGTCACAAAACCACTGGCCGCTAACCAAGGCCTATACAATGGCTTCCTGGCGGCCGGGATTATCTGGGGTTTGGTGCATCCCAATGCTCAGACAGGCGAGTCTATTGTAATCTTTTTCTTGATTTGCGTTCTAATTGCGGCATTGTACGGAGGAGCGACAGTGAAACGGTCTATTTGGTTGGTTCAAGGCCTACCTGCTTTGGTTGCATTGGTTAGCGTACTTCTATAA
- a CDS encoding Acetyltransferase (GNAT) family protein: MFMFKKLTPEDELPMELLLLADPSEAMIASYIGRGECWTLSENEESVLGVYVLIPTRPGTLELVNVAVLEERHGQGLGKRLVQHAIGRAQELEALTLEIGTGNSGIGQLGLYQKCGFRIVGVDRDFFVRHYDEPIVENGIPCVDMVRMAMDLHDNRPHEAHSAK; this comes from the coding sequence ATGTTCATGTTTAAAAAGCTTACACCGGAAGATGAGCTTCCGATGGAGCTGTTGTTGCTCGCCGATCCTTCGGAGGCCATGATTGCCTCATATATCGGCCGCGGAGAATGCTGGACGTTGTCGGAAAATGAAGAGTCCGTGCTAGGCGTGTATGTCTTGATTCCTACTCGGCCCGGCACGCTGGAGCTGGTGAACGTAGCCGTACTGGAGGAGCGGCATGGGCAAGGTCTCGGGAAGCGGCTTGTTCAGCACGCCATTGGGCGGGCGCAGGAGCTAGAAGCTTTGACGCTTGAAATCGGCACAGGCAATTCCGGCATTGGCCAATTGGGGCTTTATCAAAAATGCGGTTTTCGCATCGTTGGTGTTGATCGGGACTTTTTCGTGCGGCATTATGATGAGCCAATTGTAGAGAACGGTATTCCTTGCGTCGATATGGTTCGTATGGCCATGGATTTGCACGACAATCGGCCGCACGAAGCGCATTCGGCGAAATAG
- a CDS encoding alkyldihydroxyacetonephosphate synthase: MSSKSEKTIHDLQQLLGEASVKSDAGSLANRANDTWPLRLVQKTVGGRLPGPLCVVKPKNTAEVVKALAYLNEQGITTVPFGGGSGVGGGAEPTKESVIIDVGAMNQIIELNEENLFVTTQPGVILGDLEKVLNEKGYTTGHYPQSINLAQMGGLVATRSSGQFSTKYGNIEDVLLGLEAVLPNGEVIRIKNIPRRSVGPDLRHIWLGSEGIFGVITEVSVKIFPTPQERWMQAYAIPSMRQGLGIIQSFVREGWQPAVVRLHDDKEAAQKYASYVHEGESILLILTEGPKGLAQAEGNGVDAIVQVMGGRPLGEDPVQEWLGHRNDVKLEQYTSQGIIVDTIEISAMWSDIAAIYEKVTERLTKEVPELLLITGHSSHSYKQGTNIYFIFGAQPEQNPNKVEQLYWTIWSKVMETTLEHGGSICHHHGIGKGRALWVPDELGSSYSLLKKLKEVLDPNGVMNQGTLMPATINKPLELT; the protein is encoded by the coding sequence ATGAGCAGCAAAAGTGAAAAAACAATCCACGATCTACAGCAATTGCTTGGTGAAGCGAGTGTCAAATCTGATGCCGGCAGTTTGGCGAATCGCGCGAATGATACATGGCCTTTGCGGCTAGTTCAGAAGACAGTTGGCGGGCGGTTGCCAGGACCGTTATGTGTGGTTAAACCCAAAAATACGGCGGAAGTGGTTAAAGCGCTAGCTTATTTGAATGAGCAAGGCATCACGACCGTTCCTTTTGGCGGAGGTTCGGGTGTCGGCGGAGGAGCGGAGCCTACAAAAGAAAGCGTTATTATCGATGTTGGCGCAATGAATCAAATTATTGAACTGAATGAAGAGAACTTATTTGTAACAACTCAGCCGGGGGTCATTTTGGGTGATTTGGAGAAGGTTTTGAATGAAAAAGGCTATACAACCGGTCACTATCCGCAGTCGATTAACCTGGCACAGATGGGCGGCCTGGTGGCAACAAGAAGTTCGGGCCAATTCAGTACAAAGTATGGAAATATAGAAGATGTGCTGCTCGGGCTTGAAGCTGTTCTGCCTAACGGTGAAGTCATTAGAATAAAGAACATTCCAAGACGTTCAGTTGGTCCGGATTTGCGGCATATTTGGCTGGGGTCCGAAGGGATATTCGGGGTCATTACCGAAGTGAGCGTCAAAATATTCCCGACGCCGCAGGAGCGTTGGATGCAAGCCTATGCCATCCCAAGTATGCGTCAGGGTCTGGGAATCATTCAAAGTTTTGTGAGAGAAGGATGGCAGCCGGCAGTCGTTCGGTTGCATGACGATAAAGAAGCCGCTCAAAAATATGCCTCTTATGTTCATGAAGGCGAATCTATTCTGCTTATTTTGACGGAAGGGCCCAAAGGATTAGCACAAGCTGAAGGCAACGGGGTTGATGCGATTGTTCAGGTTATGGGAGGACGCCCGTTAGGCGAAGATCCCGTGCAGGAGTGGTTAGGGCATCGGAATGATGTCAAACTCGAGCAATATACCAGCCAGGGAATTATTGTTGATACGATCGAAATTTCGGCCATGTGGTCGGATATCGCTGCGATCTATGAAAAAGTGACGGAGCGTCTAACAAAGGAAGTGCCTGAACTGCTTCTTATCACAGGACACTCCTCCCACAGCTATAAACAAGGAACGAATATTTACTTTATATTCGGAGCACAGCCTGAGCAAAATCCGAATAAAGTTGAACAGCTGTACTGGACCATCTGGTCTAAAGTAATGGAAACGACATTGGAACACGGAGGCTCCATATGTCACCATCACGGGATTGGGAAGGGCCGTGCGTTATGGGTTCCAGATGAACTCGGAAGTTCGTATTCGCTGTTAAAAAAATTAAAGGAAGTCCTTGACCCTAACGGTGTTATGAACCAAGGCACATTAATGCCGGCAACAATTAATAAGCCATTGGAATTAACATGA
- a CDS encoding glycerol-3-phosphate dehydrogenase, with product MGIHPFSPEGRQQALQEMGKQTVDLLIIGGGITGSGLARDAALRGLKVALVEKVDFGYGTSSRSSKLVHGGVRYLAYGEVNLVRESARERKVLKKIAPHLIHSLPFVFPLYKGESLMKFRAGFFLFDKLAGSTKFEKHKVLSVEEVRESVPALRDPLIGGIVYGEYITEDARFTLLNAISAAEQGALVANHAEVTDFIIEGDKVIGAKVTDKLSGETYGIHAKVTVNATGPWAEQLLVKERLSTPKKLLLSKGIHIVFDAARIPIKGAVALKSPSGKEGFMIRRWNYVYVGTTDVQHDGIIDQPQADRDAMNHLLGMSQECFPDLNLTEDDILGTWAGVRPLISEGNKSSRDTSRHDEIWKIKDGLLTVAGGKLTTYRPMADRIMTSVGKELGIELPDNHLTEEVILPGGDIKGDFEQFKGQMTKRLANLGFSDETAERLIWLYGTAIENLLQYANEDPAWLEPIALGIPAIKAEVRLALEKEMALSLTDFLDRRSALLIFSKDHGVESAKTVAHIMGERLQWSDEHKKEQINIYLELQQKHLTDSIRV from the coding sequence ATGGGAATTCATCCGTTCAGTCCTGAAGGTCGACAACAGGCGTTACAGGAAATGGGGAAACAAACCGTAGATTTGCTCATTATCGGCGGCGGAATCACGGGCTCCGGTCTGGCAAGGGATGCTGCGCTTCGAGGACTAAAAGTAGCCTTGGTAGAAAAGGTTGATTTCGGTTACGGAACATCAAGCCGATCTTCAAAACTTGTTCATGGGGGAGTTCGTTATTTGGCTTATGGCGAAGTCAACCTCGTTAGAGAGTCTGCACGAGAACGCAAAGTTTTAAAAAAAATCGCCCCTCATTTAATTCATTCCTTGCCGTTTGTTTTTCCCCTCTATAAAGGAGAAAGCCTGATGAAGTTTCGTGCCGGTTTCTTCCTGTTTGATAAGTTGGCTGGTTCGACAAAATTCGAAAAGCATAAAGTGTTGAGTGTTGAAGAAGTCAGAGAATCCGTACCTGCCCTTAGAGATCCTTTGATCGGCGGTATTGTTTATGGAGAATACATTACGGAAGATGCACGATTCACGCTGCTGAATGCGATTTCGGCGGCCGAACAAGGCGCATTGGTTGCCAATCATGCCGAAGTTACCGATTTTATTATAGAGGGCGACAAAGTCATCGGGGCGAAAGTGACGGATAAACTGTCTGGCGAAACATATGGAATTCACGCCAAAGTTACTGTGAATGCGACAGGGCCGTGGGCAGAACAATTGCTCGTAAAGGAGCGATTATCGACGCCGAAAAAATTGTTGCTTAGCAAAGGAATTCATATTGTATTTGATGCCGCTCGCATTCCAATAAAAGGCGCTGTCGCTTTGAAATCGCCGTCTGGCAAGGAAGGATTTATGATACGCCGCTGGAATTACGTGTATGTCGGAACGACCGATGTGCAGCATGATGGAATCATCGATCAACCGCAAGCGGATCGTGACGCTATGAATCATCTTCTCGGCATGAGCCAGGAATGTTTCCCAGATTTGAACTTAACGGAAGACGATATTTTAGGCACTTGGGCAGGCGTAAGACCTCTCATTTCCGAAGGAAATAAATCTTCGCGCGATACTTCGAGACATGATGAAATATGGAAAATCAAAGATGGATTATTAACTGTTGCCGGCGGCAAGCTTACGACTTATCGTCCGATGGCCGATCGTATCATGACGAGTGTAGGCAAGGAACTGGGGATCGAATTGCCGGATAATCATCTGACAGAAGAAGTTATTCTTCCAGGCGGCGACATTAAAGGCGACTTTGAACAATTTAAGGGGCAGATGACTAAAAGGCTGGCGAATCTAGGCTTTTCTGATGAAACGGCCGAGCGATTAATATGGTTATACGGGACAGCCATCGAGAATTTGCTACAATATGCCAATGAAGATCCCGCCTGGCTTGAACCGATCGCTCTAGGCATACCTGCAATAAAGGCGGAAGTACGGTTGGCATTAGAAAAGGAAATGGCGCTCAGTTTAACCGATTTTCTTGACCGCCGATCCGCCTTGTTGATATTCAGCAAAGATCATGGTGTAGAATCGGCCAAAACTGTCGCACATATTATGGGCGAAAGATTGCAGTGGAGCGATGAGCATAAAAAGGAACAAATAAACATCTATCTAGAGCTGCAACAAAAACATCTTACCGATTCCATTCGAGTATAG
- a CDS encoding glycerol kinase → MSKEYILVIDEGTTGIKVIIFNRKFQAVKEVYEAIDTIYPGQGQVEQDAEEIYQTTIKLCRQAVKELGIAANEIECVGITNQRTSWLLWDKQTGKPIRNMVTWQDSRGAAQIEKFIKDERFDEKFPGLAPLLPPFYLPLALSEIKEHEPEVVKKIEDKSVLWGNIDSWLIYKLTGGKVHATSSSTASNSTVYLSQFGCWFQEMLEYVGLTLDMMPVVKDEADDYGVMTEEILGVEIPIAGVVADQQSALFSQGCLENNTATCTNGTGSFIDVNLGSIYREIPGFYTTIAWRLKDDIKYMVEGFTLTAGASLEWVRNGLGLIDNFDSMGEIAASGNGDVYFVPALMGLATPYHDYSARGSFMGISATTTAAHFVQATLESVAFSVAAIFESMKFEELKTIKLSGGASKSDRVGQLLANLTSVEVIRPDSVEATALGAAEFAAIQRGVITLNDVPGLVTVHKIFRPDENQERDKQHFLMWTKAVERSLGWLS, encoded by the coding sequence ATGAGCAAGGAGTACATTCTTGTCATTGATGAAGGTACAACAGGGATAAAGGTAATCATCTTCAATCGGAAATTCCAGGCTGTGAAGGAAGTTTATGAAGCTATCGATACGATTTATCCGGGACAGGGCCAGGTAGAACAAGATGCGGAAGAAATATACCAAACAACAATCAAGCTTTGCCGGCAGGCCGTCAAGGAACTCGGCATCGCAGCTAATGAGATCGAATGCGTGGGCATTACCAACCAGCGCACCTCGTGGCTTCTATGGGATAAACAGACCGGAAAGCCTATCCGAAACATGGTGACATGGCAGGATTCAAGGGGAGCGGCCCAGATCGAAAAATTTATAAAGGATGAACGTTTCGACGAGAAATTCCCGGGGCTCGCACCGCTTCTTCCCCCGTTTTATTTGCCGCTTGCGCTTTCCGAGATCAAGGAGCATGAACCGGAAGTTGTAAAAAAGATCGAGGACAAGTCGGTTCTTTGGGGGAATATCGATTCTTGGCTTATTTATAAATTGACAGGGGGAAAGGTGCACGCAACAAGCTCGAGTACGGCCAGCAACAGCACGGTTTATCTCTCCCAGTTCGGTTGCTGGTTTCAAGAGATGCTTGAATATGTCGGATTGACCCTGGATATGATGCCCGTGGTTAAAGACGAAGCGGACGATTACGGTGTAATGACAGAAGAGATTTTAGGGGTGGAAATCCCAATCGCGGGTGTGGTAGCCGATCAACAGTCAGCATTATTCAGCCAAGGATGTCTTGAGAATAATACCGCAACTTGTACGAATGGCACAGGTTCCTTTATCGACGTGAATTTAGGATCCATATATCGTGAAATACCGGGATTTTACACGACTATCGCATGGAGGTTGAAAGACGATATCAAGTATATGGTTGAGGGATTTACCTTAACTGCGGGAGCGTCGCTGGAATGGGTCAGAAATGGGCTTGGACTTATCGACAACTTTGATTCTATGGGGGAAATCGCTGCTTCGGGAAACGGCGACGTTTACTTTGTCCCGGCTCTCATGGGGCTAGCTACTCCCTACCATGATTACTCTGCACGCGGATCCTTCATGGGAATATCTGCAACAACTACAGCTGCTCATTTCGTTCAGGCAACCTTGGAGTCAGTCGCTTTTTCAGTTGCGGCCATATTCGAATCGATGAAATTCGAAGAGTTGAAAACGATTAAGCTGTCAGGCGGCGCTTCAAAAAGCGATAGAGTAGGCCAACTATTAGCCAATCTTACGAGTGTCGAGGTTATTCGCCCCGATTCCGTAGAAGCCACAGCACTTGGCGCGGCGGAGTTTGCAGCTATTCAACGCGGCGTGATTACCCTTAATGACGTTCCTGGCTTGGTTACGGTTCATAAGATCTTTCGACCCGATGAGAATCAGGAGAGGGATAAACAACATTTCCTCATGTGGACAAAAGCGGTCGAAAGATCGCTCGGTTGGCTGTCATGA
- a CDS encoding Helix-turn-helix domain-containing protein, with amino-acid sequence MLLLYGSVAVTLARRLLTMEEGDRLDPIGQLAAEFKTGRGTVQAALKLLIDEGALEVDALGKRGSFIKKLNREKLLQLGDLTSIIGVMPVALSTIHYGLSTGLHYAFEQTDIPLVLAQLRGAKNRLHFLRTGRCDFAIISRMSWLQEADKGDLLLLFGFGPGSNVANHALLMPRKHDNGIVDGMRVGVDPTSHDHFLMALKECEGKSVQFIEISYGESIPQLLSGNIDVSICSESIANLPSELKIVPLQYQEVHSDTNTEAVLVVRNDSKWIEDLIQNRIDPTFIATIQNNVVNGKEKPVF; translated from the coding sequence ATGCTGCTCCTTTATGGATCGGTCGCTGTCACTCTTGCTAGAAGACTGCTTACCATGGAAGAAGGCGACCGTTTAGACCCTATTGGCCAATTGGCCGCTGAATTTAAAACAGGCCGCGGAACGGTGCAAGCCGCCTTAAAATTATTAATCGACGAAGGCGCATTGGAAGTCGATGCATTAGGCAAACGAGGATCATTTATTAAAAAATTGAACCGTGAGAAACTCCTTCAGCTAGGAGATCTAACCTCAATAATCGGAGTGATGCCAGTCGCGCTTTCTACAATTCATTACGGATTATCTACAGGGCTGCACTATGCTTTCGAACAAACCGATATTCCTCTTGTGCTTGCTCAGCTGCGCGGCGCCAAAAATCGCTTACACTTTTTGCGAACGGGACGTTGCGATTTTGCCATTATCTCGCGCATGAGTTGGTTGCAGGAAGCAGATAAGGGCGATCTTCTTCTTCTCTTTGGATTCGGTCCGGGTTCAAACGTGGCTAATCACGCACTACTGATGCCAAGAAAGCATGACAACGGAATTGTCGACGGGATGAGAGTAGGCGTAGACCCGACTTCTCATGACCATTTCCTAATGGCCTTAAAGGAATGCGAAGGAAAATCGGTTCAATTCATTGAAATATCTTACGGCGAGTCTATTCCCCAACTTCTATCGGGAAACATTGATGTGTCGATATGCAGCGAATCGATTGCAAATCTACCATCTGAATTGAAAATTGTTCCTCTGCAGTATCAAGAAGTTCATAGCGATACGAATACTGAGGCCGTATTGGTTGTGAGAAATGATTCAAAGTGGATTGAAGATCTTATCCAAAATCGGATTGATCCTACATTCATTGCAACGATTCAAAATAATGTCGTTAACGGTAAAGAAAAACCTGTTTTTTAA